The Deinococcus betulae sequence TCGCCATGCAGGTATGAAAGCGTCCACCACAACGTCATCTCCGTCTTGATCGATGTAATTAATTTCTATTAGACAACGGTGTGGTTCCCTACCATCTGAAAAATCACCATTGAGTTCTTTTATACATTTTGATAACCCCTCAAGAATTGCATTATCATCAATCTCTGATCGAGCAATTAGAGATGGAATTTTTCTTCTATACTTGCGAATAGTGGTATCTACATCCTGCTCACTAAATTGAGTGAGGAGTAGCGCCGGTAACTTCAAATCATATAATGCGGCAACCAGTTGTGATCCATAAAATTCAGCCAAGCGGCCATGCTGAAGTCTATGATCACATAAAACTCCACAATCCCCCTTCTCAATCTCATCAAGAAGATTCGGAACAAATTTATAATGACCATCGATAATAAGTCTAGGATTAAAATCCATATCTACTATCCTGTCTCTCAGATCTTCAGCAAGCTCTCTATTATCGTCTATAATATAGATATTTCTAGGTATTTGAAGTATTTGAGGCGTCATTGGATTTTCCCTCCTTCTTGGTAGGGAGAGTGATATAGAATTCAGCGCCCCCAAGACTGCCATTGGCAACCACTGCTACGCTGCCACGAAGATCATTAACCGAATCTCGCACAATCGTCAAACCAAACCCAGTCCCTTGTCGGTTTGTTGTTACTCCGGGTAGCCATATCTTTTCTATGTCTACATTTTTGATGCCCATACCGTTATCTGAATGGATTACGCGGGCCATTCCACCCTGATCTTCTATTGAAATGCTGATCACACGATCAGAACTATCAATATTAGATTTTGTTAGTGCGTATATAGAATTAGTAATTAAATTAGTTGCAATAGATTCCAGCATGGCGATACTGCCTCGGACCATGGGGGAGGCACCTGTCGATGCAATATGCAAAGTTATTTTTGCTTCCTCCAACAAAGGCTTAAATAGTTTTGCAATATTATTCCAAATTTCCACTAAATCAAGATCATCTATATTCCTTTTCCTACGCATCAAATGGAAAATTGGAAACTGAGAATATGCATTTAATGATATCGACAATGACCTTATACGATCTATCGGTATTTTGAATTCCGTTTCAAACTTATCCGGTGCAAACTTTTTAGATCTTCTTTCCAAAGTGTCGGCTGAAGTTTTGATCGTAGTTAAAGGTTTTGAAGACTCATGAGCAAATACGGCAGATGTGGTTCCCGCAGTTGCAAGAGACCTGTATAACTGCAGCTCTTCTTGCAGATTATCAAGCTCAACTTCTTTGGCTTTAACAAAACTATCTAGAGCGTTTTGCAATCCCTTCTTTTCTGCAGGCGCGGATGTAGAATTAATTACCTGCCTCAGTTCATTGAGTGCAGCAGAGCTATTGTTAGGCGAGCTAAGTTTACTCGCCTCTCTACGAGCCTCCGCGATTCGCAAACGTTCCTTACCCATCCAGTCAATTACCTCTTTCGCAAATCTTCGTAACTCATCAAAGGTTTCGTTCTCAACGAATCCAATCCTATTAGTTGGTTGATCTAAAACTAAATTTGGATCATTGACCACAACTCTTCCAATAACATTGTTTGTAGAAGGTCTTTCCTCTGGTCTTCTTGCTCTTGACAAATTCATGTCCAACCAATCGAAGCCAGGATCCCCATATGGCCTAACACGAATGCCACGATGATAAATATGTACCCCTCCGACACTCCTTAGCCAATTTCTAACATCCTGCAATCTAGCAGTTGTCTCATTAAAATACTCATTACTTAAGATCCATACCCACATTTCAAGTTGAGCTGGTGGAATTTTATATTTTCGGCTTGATTTTATTGGGAGTAAAGTCTCAAATAATACCTCTCCGCTGCTATCATGCACAGCTGCTTTGCCGGTTCCATCTTTACCTACGCTAGCTATCAACTTGTAGTTTGAAAAGTCAAAATATGAATCCTTTACTCTATCTTGGTAAAATTTGAATTCCTTACTTGCTAAAACAACCTCAAAGTTACCTGATGCTTTAAACGGATCTTTCAACAAAATCAATTCTCTCGTTAGCCTCTCAACATCCTCTGATGTCATTTTCTGTCGCAAATTTATTATTTCAATTTCGACTCCGTGTGGTAAGGTACTAGATTCCCTAGTGATTGGTATCTTTATATCTTCGATAGCATCCGCATGGTCAATTTTGTGCCACTCAATCTTTGCTGTATATTGAATCCCAGGCTCTTTTCTTGGTCTACTTCTGATAATCACCTTTTCACCAAGTCTCAAGGCGGCCAAGCGGCCTAATCCCTTATCACCTACAGTAAGCCTTTTTCCAGCTGTTTTCTTCTTTGGAGATTTTCTAGATTTACCAATCATAAAAAATCCATTTAGAATATCCTCAGCGGTCATTCCAATTCCATTGTCTTCAATAAAGATAGTCCCACCACGATTTTTTACACGTTGAAGTCTGACTGTGCATCGCTTTGCGTCTGCGTCATACGAATTTTTTACAAGTTCAATTAAGCCTTGCTCCGGGTTAGGTATTAATTCTTCTCCAAGCCTTTGCAGGATATCCGGAGCGAATCTAAGATGTCCAAAATCTACAGAGTCATTCATTCAGACCACCAAGGTAAGTCTTGCAGAGCACTTACAGTCAAATGTCGACACCTAATTCGATCATTAAGCCAATTATTGGTCCGACTATCAGATAGACGACCCATTAATTCTTTGCAGTCTCTTAATCTTTTACTTTTAGGCTGTAAAATAATGAGGTGATTTTCTACTGCAACTTTTTTTCCAATACAACCAGCAGCGCGCACAATCGTTGCTACAGCCCGATTTGCATCCTTTGATCTAGATGTTCTACGGACCAAAACGAAAGGTGGTCGGAAGGTAACACCAGTGAATCTTCTTTCTATGCCACCAACCCTAATAATCTTCCAGGGCGGTAGATGTTTCGCGTGTATATACGAGACAAGTTCGCCAATTTCCGCGTCTCTATGTGGGACAACCCTCCCCACGCTCACATCAAAGAAATCCCTTACTTTTAAATTCTCCTGTGCACCCGCATCAGCAAGGCTCTGGGGCATCCAAGGTGCCGGGCTTGAAGTCACTTCACGCACTAAATTAAGACGCAATAGAAAAACATCAACTTTTGTGTCTGTATCAAACTGTCCTAAAATCTTGATTTGCTCAACATAGCTCTTTTTATTTAGTAATTCACGCCAAGACCGATAATTTGACCCTGCTCGTAATACATCAGGCAAAATTGCTCGTATCGATGCGCCCTCTATTGCACCATTGAGAGATAGTTCTATGAATTTCGCAGCTAGAGAGACTTTTCCCGAAGCCCATTCACAGTTATCATCGCTAGCCACACGGTTATAGGGTGGGTTCAAAAGCAAATACTGAACTTTTGGCCACTGTGTTCGAACAGCATCACAGGAGCGAATATTTGGGAATGCTCTTTCCAGTGAGCTTATAGGCTTATCACAGTATTTTGAGCCGTAAACCTCTGTTCCACGGTAAGAGGCCAGTAGCGCGAGTCTGGCACGGGTAGAGCGGACAAACGCCTCATGTAAATCAAAGCCATGAATTTTTTGACCCCATAACTCAAGCGTTTCACTAAGAGTCGCCTTTATCGGCAGTCGACGCGCGTAAGCTAGAAGTAAATTTCCTCCTCCGCATGTAGGATCAAATACGCTCCCGCTAGCAATTTCTTCGTCTGACAAATCAGCAACCAATTCATCTGACATAGTATCGCTGGTAAAAAATGCCCCATATTCCTGTAGAGTACTAATTGGGACAACATGCCTCAGAGTCTTAGATAATTGACCATTCAACGCATCTGCCACTGCGGCTCTGCTCGCGGGAGAGTCAACGTAGCGGTCTGGTCTAGAGGCGAGTAGTTCAATTCGGCTCACCAGTGGCTCAATATTTTTGAAAGAATTCAGCATTGACCCTCCAGATATGGCCTAGATTTTGGACGTTGGTTGGCACTTTTTGCGACAATAGAGTTTTTTAGGTCCGTGCACAAGCCGACATTCTGCACAGGATTGTCCAGAAGAATTCCGGCCGGTTTTTTTCTTCACCAGAGCGCGAAATTCCCTAACACACATCTGCTGCGACCATGCAGCAAAAAAGGACCTTGATTAGCACATTCGCAGCACGAGAGCAACAAGACTGCCAGGGACGGCACCTTCCAGAGCCGGAGACCTACGTCAGCGGTGACTGACATTCCTAAAACAGGCGCTCTCCTGCATGCAATATTTCGCCCTAGATGGCATTCGACCACATTCAGCTCACGAAGCCCGCTGGACACGTGAGTTGGAACACCAAGAACAGGGCGTGAGTCGGACGGTTTCCTCAATCAAGCCAGCTCGCATTCCATCTTAGTTCTTGACCAACTATGTCCCAGCCCCGTCGCCTCGCTAAGCTGATAGCTGCATCAAGAGCTGGGCGCAGAACGATTCCAGCATTCACAGCAGCCCAGAAGGTCCCCGTTTGCAAGGCCTCAAAGGAGCGCACAGGATCTTCGCGGTCCTCATCGTACATCGCGGCTGCCGCGATATGGGCCAGACCGTCATACCTCCCGGCAGCCTGGGCGTGGGCACTCAGGATCAGATGGGCGATGGGGTCCTGCCAGTACGGATGCGCTTCCGGAATCAACGTCTCGAAACCGAATGGGGTGACGAGCGCTTCCACAACAGACTTGAAGGAGGTTGGCGGTAGAGTCAGGAAATGCTTTGGGCGATACGAGAGCAGCATGCCCGCGTCGTACTGCGGCACATGCGCCAGCACGTTCAGCGCGAGGTCGCGCCGCGGTCCCTGGGCTTCAAGCTCCGATGGCGCCTGGAACTGAGCCTGGGCAAAGGCGTAATACTCGGCCAACGCCAGCCAACTGGCCCAAGGGCCGAAGCTTGACAGGTCACGTCGGTCCAGTCTGCCTTCCAGTAGGGCGCTCAAGGCATTTCGAAAACGGACGTGCAGGGGAGCCTGGTCCAAGAGCGCCAGATGCTGTCCGATTCGTAGGTCATCCAGCGTCTCGCCGTCTATAAGACGGCCTTCTGCTTCAGGAAGAATGACCTTCAAGTTGTAAGTCAGGCCTTGCTCAAACGTCTCTTGATCCTCCCCACCTGACAGCGCGTGGTGAAGCGCCGCCAGGCTCTCTTCAGGCAGATCGTGGAAGCCCTCCAGGGTGTTCTGCCGGGCCAGGAGATTCACGGTAAAGGTGCGCAACGAAGAAGCGTAGGTCAAGCCGCCCGGTTGCCCCTCGACCGAGCAGATCACCGGCCAGTCCCGTTGAGGGCGGGCTGGATCAATGCGAAGCGAGAACATCAGGTCATCCCCGAATCCCTGGTAACCTCTTAAAAAAGGCAACTCACCCCAGTGGGCCTGACGCAGGTGCTCCCGAATCTCGTCGGATGTCGGCACCTTTAGGCCGAGGGTGTCAAGGGCGTCGCTCTGGGCGGTCAGTTGGTCAAGCAGGGTTTGATGCATCGGGATCCTCAGGTGATGTCTGGCGTGATGCCAAGGGTGTCCCAGCTGGCCCGGGCCGCCACAGGATCGCTCAACAGCAGTAGAGCTTGCTCAATCTGCTGGGAGTTGCCATCGTACCGGCTCTTGCGCAGTGACTGACAGACGGCGGCATACCCATTGGCGAACGCGTCATCAAAGCTCTTCTTGACCAGCTGGTTGGTCCGTGAGGTGAGGTCACGGCGGTAGCGGGCGAGGGTGGCACGGTCCATCTGGGTCAATTCCTGCTGAGCCCTGCCTAGAGTTGCAATCTTGCTCCCGACCTCAGACGACTTGGCACTCTTCGCCTCGACCAGGAAATCCTTGGCCGGCGCGCGGCCCATCAGATGCTCGAAGCAGGTGTTCAGGAAGCCCTGCCAGTGATCCGTCTTGGGATTGACGGGCACCTGGAGTTTCTTCTTGACTGTGGTGAGGATGGTCACCCGGTCCTTCTGCTCCTTCTTGGCGTCCTGCCGGATGGCGTCTGTGATGGCTTCGGACATCCCCTGGGCGTGGACGGCGATGCCTGGGTCCAGCCGGTGGGCGTTGGCGTGCATCAGGACCGCGCGCATCCCGACCCCACGGTTGGCGGACGCGGCCTGGGCCCGCGTATGCCGCTGGGCAAATTGAGCCTGATACCGCTTGAGCAGCGCACTGCTCTGTGCATCCGGATTCAGGGTCACGACCTGGCTGAGGCCCTGTTCCAACTGTGCGTAGGCATTGCCATACACCTGAGACAGCTGATAGGCGGGAACGTGGTGAGACTCCCGCCGCCCCAGGTCCACCTGCACATACCCTGGGGGATTGGGCACCGGGTGCACCCCAATCACCGGCGCGGCAAATTCTGTTGAGCGCCCCAGCGCCGCAAACACTGGCGCTACTTCTTGTCGGAGTCGTTCATGGCACGCCAGGGTCGTCCCGCCCCCCAGCACCGAGTTCTTGAGGCGGGTGGCCCAATTGGGATCTGTGCGGTTCGGGTTGGCCTTCTGGAACTCGGCCGTCAGCCGCTTCATTTCCTCCCGGACGATCAGATGCCCCTGGGCCAGGTGGCCCCGCAGCTTGGCCCGCTCGGGCCGGCCAGCGTACTGCTGCTCCACTTCCCCTTTCAGGATGTCGAGTTGCGCGGTGGCTTCCCGAGGTGTCGAGGCGATCATGATCCGAGGCTTGTCGTTCTTGACGTCCAGCCAGATGCTGTGGTCCTCGTTCCCCGCTTTGAAGCGAATCCGAGCGAAGGTGCCGGTGATCGATTTCCAGGTGTTTCGGGCGGTTGTGGCTACGGCGCTGCCCGTCGCCTTGAGCTTCTGGAAGACGGTCTGAACCGGCTTGCTGCCCACGACCTTGTCGATGGCCGTATTGATGGGCTTCTGGACGGTGTTCAGGCCGCGGCGCAGGGCAGCGCCGATCTTATCCAAGCCCAGGAGTTTGGAGACAAACTTCAGCACCAGCCCCGTCACTCGGCCCAGGTTCTGCTCCACCGTTTTGGCAGCCCCAGCAACCTGCCCGTTGGCAATGTCCTGCAGACTGTCGAGCACCCCACCCGCGATCTGCCCGAAGGTTCGGGCGTTGTTGAGGAAGGTGCTGATCATGGCAAACGCGGCCCGGGCCACCGGGCCGAGGCCACCGGTCACGATGAAACTGCTCACCCAGGTGACGGCCTGCTGCACCACCGTCTGGATGGCGTAGCCCCGCGCAGCGGTGAGCATGCCGGCCTTGGCTTGGCTGTCCAGGGTGCGGAACTCGTTGAGTTGGTGCAGGCCTCCCTTCGCTTTCTGCAGCACCTCGAGCTGGCCCTGCGCTTTGGCGACGTTCTCGGCGCCGTACCGCTTACCCAAACGGGCGACCAGCGTGGCCGTATTCAGGCCCAGCAAGTCCATCCCAAAGCCCAAGAGCGCCTTGCCATCCAGACTCTTGGGGAAGGCGATCATGCCGCCGGTGGCCGCCATCGTGGTACCGGTGAGCCAGTCCAGCAGGGCCGTGCGCAGATGCCCAGCGATGTTGGTGCGGAACAGGGTAAAGCCGTTGACCGCCGCGCCAGTCAGGTTCTTGAAGAAGCTGCCTGGGTTGGCGACGATTTTGCTGAACACCGCTTTGCTGCGTTTAAAGGCCGCGACGATGGTCGGGCCATTGGGCACCCGCGCGGCCAGTTCTAGGGCGGTTTCAAGGGCCTTGTTCTGGAAGGTCGTCCACCAGTCCCCCCAGGGGCTGCGCTGGATGGCCTGCTGGCCTACAGCAAGGCGCTGAGCGGCATGCGATGGGGTCAGGGGAGCCAGAGTACGGGGGACCGCTGTCATAGGGCTGTGAGGCGCCTTCAGGAAGGACGCAGGCGAGAAGGTGCGGGCCAATCGCGCACCAGAGGTGCGGGCCTCGGCTTCAAGGCCGGCATCCGGGTCAATACCAGTTCCGACGCGGCCCTGACTCTGCTGCACGGTGTGGGTGACTTCGTGTGCCAAGAGTTCAAGGCCACTTCGGCTGTTTGGATTGAACTTGCCGCTCTGGAAGAAGACGTCCGTGCCGGTCGTAAAGGCAATCGCATTGACGCCCTTGGCGAGCTTGTCAGCTTCAGCGTCGTCGTGGATGCGCACCCGGCTGAGGTCATGGTTGAGGCCCTGCTCCAAGTGACGTTGGATGGCTTCGGGCAGGGGATTGCCGGCCCCGCGTCGGGCCTGGATGCGCTGTAAGACCGGTTGTGTCGCCTCCTGGTCAAGTTCAGCCAGTTGGCGCTGGAGGGCAACGAAGCGGAATGCCTGACTCTCCTGACTGGCCTGAGCCTCATACCGCTGCACCGCTGTGTCTGTCGCCCGCTGGAGAGCCAGCCGCTCCCCTGTGGGAACCAGACCCAGAACCACACGGGCCACTGGAGCACTGCTGGGGTGACGTTGGAGCGTAGCGAGATGCTCGCCGTAGGTGTCATACCGCGCCTGGGCCGGGCCTCGCTCTGTTCGAAAGCCCTGCGCCAATGTTTGAGCGACCTGCCGTTGAAGCGCCGTAAACTGCGCAAATTGCCGTGTATCTAACGCCTGTCCCTCAGCCTCTTCAGCGCGCGTCCGCATGACGGTGACCCATTCGCCAGGTGTCTGTGGCCGAGTCAACTGGGGCGCAGTTTGCACCCGCTGCTGAAGCGGAACTTCCGCAGTGCTCGTTGGACGGGCAAGGGTAGCCATCTGCGCTTCGAGCGTCTGACGCTGGCGCTGAACGCGGCCCACCTCCTGCCGCTCCAGGGCAGCTGCGCGAAGTGGGCTCTGAGCCACCTGCCGCTGCACCGTCACAGGACGGATGGTGTGGCGCTGAAGAGCCTGCTGGGCCTGCATGACCTCAGCGGCGGCCCCC is a genomic window containing:
- a CDS encoding ATP-binding protein; this translates as MNDSVDFGHLRFAPDILQRLGEELIPNPEQGLIELVKNSYDADAKRCTVRLQRVKNRGGTIFIEDNGIGMTAEDILNGFFMIGKSRKSPKKKTAGKRLTVGDKGLGRLAALRLGEKVIIRSRPRKEPGIQYTAKIEWHKIDHADAIEDIKIPITRESSTLPHGVEIEIINLRQKMTSEDVERLTRELILLKDPFKASGNFEVVLASKEFKFYQDRVKDSYFDFSNYKLIASVGKDGTGKAAVHDSSGEVLFETLLPIKSSRKYKIPPAQLEMWVWILSNEYFNETTARLQDVRNWLRSVGGVHIYHRGIRVRPYGDPGFDWLDMNLSRARRPEERPSTNNVIGRVVVNDPNLVLDQPTNRIGFVENETFDELRRFAKEVIDWMGKERLRIAEARREASKLSSPNNSSAALNELRQVINSTSAPAEKKGLQNALDSFVKAKEVELDNLQEELQLYRSLATAGTTSAVFAHESSKPLTTIKTSADTLERRSKKFAPDKFETEFKIPIDRIRSLSISLNAYSQFPIFHLMRRKRNIDDLDLVEIWNNIAKLFKPLLEEAKITLHIASTGASPMVRGSIAMLESIATNLITNSIYALTKSNIDSSDRVISISIEDQGGMARVIHSDNGMGIKNVDIEKIWLPGVTTNRQGTGFGLTIVRDSVNDLRGSVAVVANGSLGGAEFYITLPTKKEGKSNDASNTSNT
- a CDS encoding eCIS core domain-containing protein; protein product: MTFVQRRKSTHSPTQQAVTPTAQRQGAAAEVMQAQQALQRHTIRPVTVQRQVAQSPLRAAALERQEVGRVQRQRQTLEAQMATLARPTSTAEVPLQQRVQTAPQLTRPQTPGEWVTVMRTRAEEAEGQALDTRQFAQFTALQRQVAQTLAQGFRTERGPAQARYDTYGEHLATLQRHPSSAPVARVVLGLVPTGERLALQRATDTAVQRYEAQASQESQAFRFVALQRQLAELDQEATQPVLQRIQARRGAGNPLPEAIQRHLEQGLNHDLSRVRIHDDAEADKLAKGVNAIAFTTGTDVFFQSGKFNPNSRSGLELLAHEVTHTVQQSQGRVGTGIDPDAGLEAEARTSGARLARTFSPASFLKAPHSPMTAVPRTLAPLTPSHAAQRLAVGQQAIQRSPWGDWWTTFQNKALETALELAARVPNGPTIVAAFKRSKAVFSKIVANPGSFFKNLTGAAVNGFTLFRTNIAGHLRTALLDWLTGTTMAATGGMIAFPKSLDGKALLGFGMDLLGLNTATLVARLGKRYGAENVAKAQGQLEVLQKAKGGLHQLNEFRTLDSQAKAGMLTAARGYAIQTVVQQAVTWVSSFIVTGGLGPVARAAFAMISTFLNNARTFGQIAGGVLDSLQDIANGQVAGAAKTVEQNLGRVTGLVLKFVSKLLGLDKIGAALRRGLNTVQKPINTAIDKVVGSKPVQTVFQKLKATGSAVATTARNTWKSITGTFARIRFKAGNEDHSIWLDVKNDKPRIMIASTPREATAQLDILKGEVEQQYAGRPERAKLRGHLAQGHLIVREEMKRLTAEFQKANPNRTDPNWATRLKNSVLGGGTTLACHERLRQEVAPVFAALGRSTEFAAPVIGVHPVPNPPGYVQVDLGRRESHHVPAYQLSQVYGNAYAQLEQGLSQVVTLNPDAQSSALLKRYQAQFAQRHTRAQAASANRGVGMRAVLMHANAHRLDPGIAVHAQGMSEAITDAIRQDAKKEQKDRVTILTTVKKKLQVPVNPKTDHWQGFLNTCFEHLMGRAPAKDFLVEAKSAKSSEVGSKIATLGRAQQELTQMDRATLARYRRDLTSRTNQLVKKSFDDAFANGYAAVCQSLRKSRYDGNSQQIEQALLLLSDPVAARASWDTLGITPDIT